In the Streptomyces sp. NBC_00525 genome, one interval contains:
- a CDS encoding 4-hydroxyphenylacetate 3-hydroxylase family protein, with product MSSTAGPAGSVSRPQTGDEYLESLRDGREVRIYGERVDDVTSHPAFRNNSRMVARLFDALHDPERNSRLIVPTDTGNGGFTHPYFKAPYTSGDLRTSARAMEEWARMTYGWLGRTPDFKAAFLSTLGSNKEHYAPFEDNASSWYRKAQENVLFIGHGIVNPPIDRNRGLTELKDVMLTVDRETDAGLVVSGAKVVGTGAALTQHIFIGSYGVIPKGAKEFSAYFIVPTNSPGLKIISRPSYEYASATVSSPFDQPLSSRLDENDGILVFDQVLIPWENVFCYDVDKANNFFYGSGFFYRAMFHACVRFAVKMDFLTGLLAKCLETTGTSEFRGVQSRLGEVLAYRNMFWALVDSMAENPTKWPDGTVTPNGETALAFRVLSSSIFPKVREIFLRDLGSALIYNNSHAADWSDPEVRPYLDRYVRGLGVEAIDRVKLMKLAWDAVGTEFGARWELYEMNYAGNHEQIRFEALHAQQASGKFDDYKQLVDQCLSEYDENGWKVPDLIDAKDTTVIGGGVPGTGRSGSAEAGR from the coding sequence ATGAGCAGCACCGCCGGGCCCGCCGGGTCCGTGTCCCGCCCCCAGACCGGGGACGAGTACCTCGAGAGTCTCCGGGACGGCCGGGAGGTGAGGATTTACGGCGAGAGGGTCGACGACGTCACCAGCCACCCCGCGTTCCGCAACAACTCCCGCATGGTGGCCCGTCTGTTCGACGCGCTGCACGACCCCGAGCGCAACAGCAGGCTCATCGTCCCCACCGACACCGGCAACGGCGGCTTCACCCACCCCTACTTCAAGGCTCCCTACACTTCCGGCGACCTGCGTACATCGGCGCGGGCCATGGAGGAGTGGGCGCGGATGACGTACGGCTGGCTGGGGCGTACCCCGGACTTCAAGGCCGCGTTCCTCTCCACGCTCGGCTCGAACAAGGAGCACTACGCTCCGTTCGAGGACAACGCGTCTTCCTGGTACCGCAAGGCGCAGGAGAATGTGCTGTTCATCGGCCACGGGATCGTCAACCCGCCGATCGACCGCAACCGCGGACTGACCGAGCTGAAGGACGTCATGCTCACGGTGGACCGGGAGACCGATGCCGGCCTGGTCGTATCCGGCGCCAAGGTGGTCGGCACGGGAGCGGCGCTCACCCAGCACATCTTCATCGGCAGCTACGGGGTCATCCCCAAGGGCGCCAAGGAGTTCTCCGCCTACTTCATCGTGCCGACCAACAGCCCCGGCCTGAAGATCATCTCGCGGCCGTCGTACGAGTATGCCTCCGCCACGGTCAGCAGCCCCTTCGACCAGCCGCTCAGCAGCCGTCTCGACGAGAACGACGGAATCCTCGTCTTCGACCAGGTCCTGATTCCCTGGGAGAACGTCTTCTGCTACGACGTGGACAAGGCGAACAACTTCTTCTACGGTTCCGGGTTCTTCTACCGGGCTATGTTCCACGCCTGCGTCCGCTTCGCCGTGAAGATGGACTTCCTGACGGGTCTGCTCGCCAAGTGCCTGGAAACCACCGGAACATCTGAGTTCCGCGGAGTGCAGAGCCGACTCGGTGAAGTGCTTGCCTATCGCAACATGTTCTGGGCGTTGGTGGACTCCATGGCCGAGAATCCCACCAAGTGGCCGGACGGCACCGTCACCCCCAACGGGGAAACCGCGCTGGCCTTCAGGGTGCTGTCCTCGTCCATCTTCCCCAAGGTGCGCGAGATCTTCCTCCGGGACCTCGGCAGCGCGCTGATCTACAACAACTCCCACGCCGCCGACTGGTCCGACCCCGAGGTCAGGCCATACCTCGACAGGTACGTCCGTGGCCTGGGCGTCGAGGCGATCGACCGGGTGAAGCTGATGAAGCTGGCCTGGGACGCGGTCGGCACCGAGTTCGGTGCCCGCTGGGAACTGTACGAGATGAACTACGCCGGCAACCACGAGCAGATCCGCTTCGAGGCGCTCCACGCCCAGCAGGCCTCCGGAAAGTTCGACGACTACAAACAACTCGTCGACCAGTGCCTGTCGGAGTACGACGAGAACGGCTGGAAGGTCCCGGACCTGATCGACGCGAAGGACACCACCGTCATCGGCGGCGGCGTGCCCGGTACGGGACGGTCCGGCTCGGCCGAGGCCGGGCGGTGA
- a CDS encoding flavin reductase family protein: MNSPARAPGGSAAPPGTSVLPDEAHLRQVFGQYVTGVCAVSTRFETRTGTRHDAIAVNSFTSVSLDPPLVSMYLRNDSTFLRRVRTSGQWAVSFLGNRARSLVGALTAPAVRRPPVEEAADWVVGPHTGCLLLPDAPGTLECDLHLTQALGDHVLVVGRVLGAVGRDHDPLVFHRGTFTGVAPAP; the protein is encoded by the coding sequence GTGAACAGCCCGGCCCGTGCCCCGGGCGGTTCCGCCGCCCCTCCCGGAACCTCCGTCCTGCCCGACGAGGCCCATCTGAGGCAGGTCTTCGGACAGTACGTGACCGGCGTGTGCGCGGTGTCGACCCGATTCGAGACCCGGACCGGAACGCGGCACGACGCCATCGCGGTGAACTCGTTCACCTCGGTCTCCCTGGACCCGCCGCTGGTGTCGATGTACTTGCGGAACGACTCCACCTTCCTGCGCCGGGTGCGGACGTCCGGCCAGTGGGCGGTGTCCTTTCTCGGCAACCGGGCGCGTTCCCTGGTCGGGGCCCTGACCGCGCCCGCGGTGCGGCGGCCTCCGGTGGAGGAGGCGGCGGATTGGGTCGTCGGCCCCCACACCGGCTGCCTGCTGCTGCCCGACGCGCCCGGCACCCTCGAATGCGATCTGCACCTCACCCAGGCGCTCGGCGACCACGTGCTCGTCGTCGGCCGGGTGCTGGGTGCTGTCGGTCGTGACCACGACCCCCTGGTCTTCCACCGAGGCACCTTCACCGGCGTCGCACCGGCACCCTGA
- a CDS encoding FAD-dependent monooxygenase, which produces MAARRPRVAVVGGGIGGLAVALGLRRQGIEVVVHEQARELSHQGAGIAIGANGHRALRDLGLVERLAESAARPVRADFRHWHTGRSMVTHRLTGNYEKLYGAPFWTVERAAVQEALLAVLGPEHVRLGARCTTVEQTTDGAVLRFADGTEARADAVVGADGIHSAVRHHLFGPDEAVFSGTSGYRALVPMERLRHVPELAEPALWLWLGPGRHFIAYPVADGSALNFLAVVPDRTWTVESWSTEGDPGELLAAFDGWHPFVTEVLGACDHPGRWALYDREPQRTWSVGRVTLLGDAAHAMLPHHGQGANQALEDAVVLARLLAGTDAEGVAGALRAYERLRRPRTRLIQTGSRKNAGCFQLPDGPEAEARNERLTGLPDDLAWIHGHDALDSLRAAPAPV; this is translated from the coding sequence ATGGCGGCAAGACGCCCGCGCGTGGCCGTGGTGGGCGGCGGCATCGGCGGCCTGGCCGTCGCACTCGGACTGCGACGGCAGGGCATCGAGGTGGTCGTCCACGAGCAGGCCCGGGAACTGTCCCACCAGGGCGCCGGTATCGCGATCGGCGCCAACGGGCACCGGGCCCTGCGCGATCTGGGCCTCGTCGAACGGCTCGCCGAATCGGCCGCGCGGCCCGTCCGTGCCGACTTCCGGCACTGGCACACCGGCCGGTCCATGGTGACCCACCGCCTGACGGGCAACTACGAGAAGCTCTACGGGGCGCCCTTCTGGACGGTGGAACGCGCGGCCGTTCAGGAGGCTCTGCTCGCCGTGCTCGGCCCGGAACACGTCCGGCTCGGTGCACGCTGCACCACGGTGGAGCAGACCACCGACGGTGCCGTGCTGCGCTTCGCCGACGGCACCGAGGCCCGGGCGGACGCGGTCGTCGGCGCGGACGGCATCCACTCCGCGGTGCGCCACCACCTGTTCGGCCCCGACGAGGCGGTGTTCTCCGGAACGAGCGGGTACCGAGCCCTGGTACCCATGGAACGCCTGCGGCACGTTCCCGAACTGGCTGAGCCGGCCCTCTGGCTGTGGCTGGGACCGGGCCGGCACTTCATCGCCTACCCGGTGGCGGACGGCAGCGCCCTGAACTTCCTTGCCGTCGTGCCCGACCGTACCTGGACGGTCGAATCGTGGTCCACCGAGGGCGACCCCGGCGAATTGCTGGCTGCCTTCGACGGCTGGCACCCCTTCGTGACCGAGGTCCTCGGCGCCTGCGACCACCCCGGCCGCTGGGCGTTGTACGACCGTGAACCGCAGCGCACGTGGAGTGTCGGCCGGGTGACGCTGCTGGGCGACGCCGCACACGCGATGCTGCCCCACCACGGGCAGGGCGCCAACCAGGCACTGGAGGACGCCGTTGTCCTCGCCCGCCTCCTGGCGGGCACGGATGCCGAAGGAGTGGCCGGTGCGCTACGTGCCTACGAGCGGCTGCGCCGGCCCCGCACCCGGCTGATCCAAACCGGTTCACGGAAGAACGCAGGCTGCTTCCAACTGCCGGACGGGCCGGAGGCCGAGGCCCGCAACGAACGGCTGACCGGGCTGCCCGACGACCTCGCCTGGATCCATGGGCACGACGCCTTGGACTCGCTGCGGGCCGCCCCGGCGCCGGTCTGA
- a CDS encoding acyltransferase: MAHIYSFEGTVPVVHPTAFVHPDAVLIGSVDIGPACYVGPLASLRGDFGHIELRTGCNVQDGCVLHCFPGADTVVEEDGHVGHGSVLHGCRVGRDSLIGMKSVLMDGVVVGRQAFVGAGSFVKSRFHVPERHLVAGSPAKVVRELTADEIAWKANGTLQYQKLAKRCLSDLHPARAATERVEPLPSAGAGGPEHVTLHAYRSR; the protein is encoded by the coding sequence ATGGCACACATCTACTCCTTCGAAGGCACCGTTCCCGTGGTGCACCCGACGGCCTTCGTCCACCCCGACGCCGTACTGATCGGCTCGGTGGACATCGGACCCGCCTGCTACGTCGGCCCGCTCGCGAGCCTGCGCGGCGACTTCGGACACATCGAACTCAGGACCGGCTGCAACGTGCAGGACGGTTGCGTACTGCACTGCTTCCCCGGCGCCGACACGGTCGTGGAGGAGGACGGACACGTCGGTCACGGCAGTGTGCTGCACGGCTGCAGGGTCGGCCGGGACAGTCTCATCGGAATGAAGTCCGTCCTGATGGACGGAGTGGTCGTGGGCCGGCAGGCGTTCGTCGGTGCCGGCAGCTTCGTCAAGTCCCGCTTCCACGTTCCTGAGCGGCACCTGGTGGCGGGCAGCCCGGCCAAGGTGGTACGCGAACTCACCGCCGACGAGATCGCCTGGAAGGCCAACGGCACCCTTCAATACCAGAAACTGGCCAAGCGTTGTCTGAGTGACCTGCACCCGGCGCGGGCCGCCACCGAGCGCGTCGAGCCCCTGCCCTCCGCAGGAGCCGGTGGGCCCGAGCACGTCACCCTGCACGCCTACCGGTCCCGCTGA